In one Culex quinquefasciatus strain JHB chromosome 2, VPISU_Cqui_1.0_pri_paternal, whole genome shotgun sequence genomic region, the following are encoded:
- the LOC119766290 gene encoding uncharacterized protein LOC119766290 produces the protein MAEPTLSKEPEATMTNLNALFPQTALMKLQQSMVEGKEKAPPAGPSSGKQIAAAKETDDLWSQAVADQLQQPQQENKQDGDGWCVVPPKKEKNKKNPKKVSSSSAGSSGASGSVDPKFLRPRTPRPTAISDAQRNRDRSRSAPKNGDSKKPKIIVTAETNEEAKQPSSGEMDVDGVDEMKRLFFLLFSWRGLRIEVEESSDGDEFRSVNGTGKRRKTSNGAVVGDGPEENFLNNNKFSPLAGNNNYNNNNGIPAGKGSVPPVPVVPVAKKPPPLVVKNTSYAKLRTVMSPCTTKPSSSEERFETARAHLIVNKVEFYTHEKRSERQLRVVVRGLPSASPELVKKNLKESQNLDAVEVHAIKRKGEFASSEETPYIVTFPKGYTSLK, from the exons ATGGCGGAACCGACCTTGAGCAAGGAACCAGAGGCAACGATGACGAACCTCAACGCTCTGTTTCCTCAAACGGCTTTGATGAAACTGCAGCAGAGTATGGTGGAAGGGAAGGAAAAGGCGCCTCCCGCTGGACCGTCCAGCGGAAAGCAAATCGCAGCAGCGAAGGAGACGGACGATCTTTGGTCTCAAGCAGTCGCGGATCAATTGCAGCAGCCACAGCAGGAGAACAAGCAAGATGGAGACGGCTGGTGCGTGGTGCCACCGAAGAAGGAGAAGAACAAGAAAAATCCCAAGAAAGTGAGTTCAAGTTCGGCTGGTTCATCGGGTGCATCGGGTTCGGTCGATCCGAAGTTTTTGCGTCCGCGAACTCCGCGTCCGACCGCTATCAGTGATGCGCAGCGGAACAGAGACAGAAGTCGATCGGCACCGAAGAACGGCGACTCGAAGAAGCCGAAGATCATCGTGACGGCAGAGACGAACGAGGAAGCCAAGCAGCCGAGTAGTGGTGAGATGGATGTGGATGGCGTCGACGAAATGAAG CGGTTGTTTTTTCTGCTATTTTCGTGGCGCGGCTTACGGATAGAGGTGGAAGAATCCTCCGACGGGGACGAGTTTCGTTCCGTAAATGGAACAGGGAAGCGAAGGAAGACCAGCAACGGAGCCGTTGTCGGGGATGGCCCAgaggagaattttctcaacaacaacaagttcagcccgctggcGGGGAACAACAACTACAACAATAACAATGGTATCCCAGCCGGGAAAGGAAGCGTCCCACCGGTTCCAGTGGTTCCAGTGGCCAAGAAACCACCTCCTCTAGTGGTAAAGAATACGAGCTACGCCAAGCTGAGGACTGTAATGTCGCCGTGCACAACCAAACCAAGTTCCTCCGAGGAGCGTTTTGAGACCGCGCGGGCCCACTTGATTGTGAACAAAGTGGAGTTCTACACCCACGAGAAACGAAGCGAGCGGCAACTCCGCGTCGTCGTCCGAGGACTTCCGTCGGCTTCACCTGAATTGGTCAAGAAGAACCTCAAGGAATCGCAAAACCTGGATGCTGTGGAGGTGCACGCCATCAAGAGAAAGGGAGAGTTCGCCTCATCAGAGGAAACCCCGTACATTGTTACGTTTCCCAAGGGGTACACCAGCCTCAAGTAG